In one window of Chloroflexota bacterium DNA:
- the rpsP gene encoding 30S ribosomal protein S16, which produces MAVHIRLTRVGATRRPSYRVIAIDSRRSRDGRALEILGFYDPLTDPVTVKLDDERIANWMARGALPSAAVQRLMKIAVAGAVLKRKPAPALAEGATAKPRRASRAKQPAAEAVAEPAGESAAETAAETAAETTPPETAEVTAETTPEPTAESTAEAAAETEQAAGEPATETEAEADVETVEAEADTAQPEAETAQPEAETAQPQAETAQPEAETAQPAAEPAEETEQAEA; this is translated from the coding sequence GTGGCCGTTCACATCCGGCTGACGCGCGTGGGGGCCACCAGGCGGCCCTCATATCGCGTCATCGCGATCGACAGTCGGCGCTCGCGTGACGGGCGCGCGCTTGAGATCCTGGGCTTCTACGACCCGCTCACTGATCCCGTCACGGTCAAGCTGGACGACGAGCGGATCGCGAATTGGATGGCTCGGGGTGCGCTGCCCTCGGCCGCCGTCCAGCGGCTGATGAAGATCGCGGTGGCCGGGGCCGTGCTGAAGCGGAAGCCCGCTCCGGCCCTTGCGGAGGGTGCGACCGCGAAGCCGCGACGCGCATCACGAGCGAAGCAGCCCGCCGCTGAGGCCGTGGCTGAGCCAGCCGGCGAGTCCGCGGCTGAAACGGCGGCTGAAACGGCGGCGGAAACGACGCCCCCCGAGACGGCTGAAGTCACCGCAGAAACCACCCCGGAGCCCACGGCAGAGAGCACGGCAGAGGCCGCGGCGGAGACTGAGCAGGCCGCGGGAGAACCTGCGACGGAGACCGAGGCTGAGGCCGACGTTGAGACCGTCGAGGCCGAGGCAGACACGGCGCAACCCGAGGCAGAGACGGCGCAACCCGAGGCAGAGACGGCGCAACCCCAGGCAGAGACTGCGCAACCCGAGGCAGAGACTGCGCAACCAGCGGCAGAGCCCGCGGAAGAGACTGAGCAGGCCGAGGCATGA
- the ffh gene encoding signal recognition particle protein, giving the protein MLETLSARLQAIAARLRGQARLTEADLDAALREVRLALLEADVHFRVVKTFVARVRERAIGTAILDGVRPGHQVVKLVHEELVGILGGERHVLRIGPPDPAVVLLIGLQGSGKTTSAAKLAVRLRRDGHRPLLVAADVYRPAAVEQLVQLGEQVGVEVVTGPTGTPPAAIAEAGLVAARGGGADVVIVDTAGRQHVDQPMMAELEGLVSALQPTESLLVVDAMTGQEAVRVAETFHASLPLTGLILTKMDGDARGGAALSIRSVTGVPIAYVGTGEGMDALEAFHPDRLAQRILGMGDIVTLVERAQEGVDREEAERTAQRILESRFTLEDFRSQLQQVKRMGPIGQLLQMVPGAAGLAGAAQAAVDDGELRRVEAIIDSMTPTERREPHLIKAGRRRRIAAGSGTSVAHVNRLLRQFEEMQKLVRQLGSAGARPGQAPRLPGR; this is encoded by the coding sequence ATGCTGGAAACCTTGTCGGCTCGCCTCCAGGCCATCGCCGCACGCCTGCGTGGTCAGGCGAGGCTGACCGAGGCGGACCTGGACGCGGCCCTGCGCGAGGTCCGCCTGGCGCTGCTGGAAGCCGACGTGCACTTCCGGGTCGTGAAAACCTTCGTCGCCCGCGTTCGGGAGCGCGCCATCGGCACGGCTATCCTCGACGGCGTCCGGCCCGGCCACCAGGTCGTCAAGCTCGTGCATGAGGAGCTGGTGGGGATCCTGGGCGGGGAGCGACACGTCCTTCGAATCGGACCACCTGACCCGGCTGTGGTGCTGCTCATCGGTCTGCAGGGATCGGGCAAGACGACATCGGCCGCCAAGCTCGCGGTCCGCCTGCGACGCGACGGCCATCGGCCCTTGCTGGTCGCGGCCGACGTCTACCGGCCAGCCGCCGTGGAACAGCTCGTCCAGCTGGGGGAGCAGGTGGGGGTCGAGGTCGTGACCGGCCCGACCGGGACACCTCCAGCGGCGATCGCAGAGGCGGGCCTGGTCGCCGCCCGCGGCGGCGGAGCGGACGTGGTCATCGTGGACACCGCCGGGCGCCAGCACGTAGACCAGCCGATGATGGCCGAGCTGGAAGGCCTCGTCAGCGCCCTCCAGCCGACCGAGTCGCTGCTGGTGGTGGATGCCATGACGGGGCAGGAGGCGGTGCGCGTGGCCGAGACCTTTCACGCCAGCCTGCCCCTCACCGGCCTGATCCTGACCAAGATGGATGGGGACGCCCGGGGCGGTGCAGCCCTGAGCATCCGGAGCGTGACCGGCGTGCCCATCGCCTACGTCGGGACCGGGGAGGGCATGGATGCGCTCGAAGCCTTCCACCCGGATCGCCTGGCGCAGCGCATCCTGGGCATGGGGGACATCGTCACTCTTGTCGAGCGGGCCCAGGAAGGGGTCGACCGCGAGGAGGCCGAGCGAACGGCCCAACGCATCCTTGAGTCGCGGTTCACCCTGGAGGACTTTCGGAGCCAGCTTCAACAGGTGAAGCGGATGGGACCCATCGGTCAGCTGCTCCAGATGGTCCCCGGCGCGGCGGGACTTGCCGGCGCGGCGCAGGCCGCCGTGGACGACGGGGAGCTGCGGCGGGTGGAGGCCATCATCGACTCCATGACGCCAACCGAGCGCCGCGAGCCGCACCTCATCAAGGCCGGCCGTCGGCGCCGCATCGCGGCCGGGAGCGGAACCAGCGTGGCCCACGTGAATCGGCTCCTGCGGCAGTTCGAGGAGATGCAGAAGCTCGTTCGCCAGCTCGGAAGTGCCGGGGCACGACCCGGACAAGCGCCGCGGCTGCCTGGTCGGTGA
- the ftsY gene encoding signal recognition particle-docking protein FtsY, whose translation MSRVGSGLGARLRAALGADRAADEAAWAEAEESLVAADLGPRLAAEIVVGARERTARGDVSANAAIAAELGERLRRVPNQPFEVGPPPAVILVVGVNGSGKTTTAAKLAARFQKEGRSVLLAAADTYRPGAVEQLRLWGDRLGIGVVAQRAGADPAAVAFDAVAAGVARGTDVVIVDTAGRLQTARDLMAELAKVRRVITRQRPDQPRHVLLVLDATTGQNGLSQAETFLAQAGVTGIVLAKLDGTAKGGVALAVVDQFGIPIVFTAFGEDLSDLAPFDPDAYLDWLLAA comes from the coding sequence ATGTCGCGAGTCGGCTCGGGCCTCGGCGCGCGGTTGCGGGCGGCCCTGGGAGCCGATCGCGCCGCGGATGAGGCGGCGTGGGCAGAGGCGGAGGAGTCGCTCGTCGCGGCCGACCTCGGTCCGCGCCTGGCGGCCGAGATCGTCGTCGGGGCGCGGGAGCGGACCGCTCGCGGCGATGTGTCGGCCAATGCCGCGATCGCGGCCGAGCTCGGGGAGCGACTGCGGCGCGTGCCGAACCAACCGTTCGAGGTTGGCCCACCGCCGGCGGTCATACTGGTGGTGGGCGTCAACGGGAGTGGCAAGACCACGACTGCGGCCAAGCTGGCTGCCCGCTTCCAGAAGGAGGGTCGGAGCGTGCTCCTGGCCGCGGCTGACACCTATCGCCCGGGCGCCGTAGAGCAGCTGCGGCTGTGGGGCGACCGCCTGGGCATCGGGGTCGTTGCGCAGCGCGCGGGGGCCGACCCGGCGGCGGTGGCGTTCGACGCGGTGGCGGCAGGCGTGGCCCGCGGGACAGACGTCGTCATCGTCGATACGGCCGGGCGGCTGCAGACCGCCCGTGACCTCATGGCCGAACTGGCCAAGGTGCGGCGCGTGATCACCCGTCAACGACCTGACCAGCCACGTCACGTCCTCCTCGTGCTGGATGCCACGACGGGGCAGAACGGGCTTTCCCAGGCGGAGACCTTCCTGGCCCAGGCCGGGGTGACCGGGATCGTGCTTGCCAAGCTGGACGGCACGGCCAAGGGTGGGGTGGCGTTGGCCGTCGTCGATCAGTTTGGGATCCCCATCGTCTTCACCGCCTTCGGCGAAGACCTCAGCGATCTCGCGCCGTTCGACCCGGACGCCTATCTCGACTGGCTGCTGGCAGCCTGA